From the Gasterosteus aculeatus chromosome 13, fGasAcu3.hap1.1, whole genome shotgun sequence genome, one window contains:
- the LOC120830828 gene encoding gamma-crystallin M2: MTSSGMNTMGRIVFYEERNFQGRSYECMSDCPDVSSYLSRCQSCRVERGCFMVYERNNYMGNQYFMRRGEYADYMSMMGMSDSIKSCRMIPMHRGSFRMKIYERENFGGQMSELMDDCDNVMDRYRMSNCMSCHVSDGHWLMYEQPQYRGRMMYVRPGEYRNFMNMGSSGMRFMSMKRISDSCY, from the exons ATGACGTCCTCTGGAATGAACACCATGGGCAGG ATCGTCTTCTACGAGGAGAGGAACTTCCAGGGCCGCTCCTACGAGTGCATGAGCGACTGTCCCGACGTGTCTTCATACCTAAGCAGGTGCCAGTCCTGCAGAGTGGAGAGAGGCTGCTTCATGGTCTACGAGCGGAACAACTACATGGGTAACCAGTACTTCATGAGGAGGGGCGAGTACGCCGACTACATGAGCATGATGGGCATGAGCGACTCCATCAAGTCCTGCCGCATGATCCCCATG CACCGGGGATCCTTCAGGATGAAGATCTACGAGAGGGAGAACTTCGGGGGTCAGATGTCCGAGCTGATGGACGACTGCGACAACGTCATGGACCGTTACCGCATGTCCAACTGCATGTCCTGCCACGTGTCGGACGGCCACTGGCTGATGTACGAGCAGCCCCAGTACAGAGGCAGGATGATGTACGTGAGGCCCGGCGAGTACAGGAACTTCATGAACATGGGCAGCAGCGGCATGAGGTTCATGAGCATGAAGCGCATCTCTGACTCCTGCTACTAG